A stretch of Malus sylvestris chromosome 11, drMalSylv7.2, whole genome shotgun sequence DNA encodes these proteins:
- the LOC126590725 gene encoding uncharacterized protein LOC126590725 has protein sequence MGLSGFFLICMLHSVIALICGAFMMFYSYEFSVFSHGHETASKLQGSTPHDRLLIRTADSFSGFLLFAIGFLLFMVAFVKDHKFQSFFAKGCVLLHISMAIWRVYFERNLEELAGDWPKHVAGDVTLALSWVLLLVYSWREKYD, from the coding sequence ATGGGGTTATCTGGGTTTTTTCTAATATGCATGCTCCACTCTGTGATTGCTCTGATTTGTGGAGCTTTCATGATGTTCTACTCCTACGAATTCTCTGTGTTCAGCCATGGCCATGAGACAGCAAGCAAGCTCCAAGGGTCGACGCCTCACGACCGGCTTTTGATCCGAACAGCGGATTCCTTCTCCGGATTCCTTCTGTTTGCCATTGGATTCCTTCTGTTCATGGTTGCTTTTGTCAAAGACCATAAGTTCCAGAGCTTCTTTGCCAAGGGTTGCGTGTTGCTCCACATTTCCATGGCCATTTGGAGAGTTTACTTCGAGAGGAACCTCGAAGAGCTCGCCGGAGACTGGCCAAAACATGTCGCCGGTGACGTCACATTGGCGCTTTCATGGGTGTTACTTCTTGTGTACTCATGGAGGGAGAAGTATGATTAG